Proteins found in one Thunnus maccoyii chromosome 5, fThuMac1.1, whole genome shotgun sequence genomic segment:
- the LOC121897792 gene encoding myosin heavy chain, fast skeletal muscle-like — MSTDAEMAVYGKAAIYLRKPEKERIEAQNKPFDAKTACYVVDAKELYLKATILKKEGGKVTVKVLDTQEEKTVKEDDVCPMNPPKFDKIEDMAMMTHLNEASVLYNLKERYAAWMIYTYSGLFCATVNPYKWLPVYDAEVVSAYRGKKRMEAPPHIFSVSDNAYQFMLTDRENQSVLITGESGAGKTVNTKRVIQYFATISVGGDKKKDTGKMQGSLEDQIIAANPLLEAYGNAKTVRNDNSSRFGKFIRIHFGTSGKLSSADIETYLLEKSRVTFQLPDERGYHIFYQMMTNHKPELIEMSLISTNPYDFPMISMGQITVASIDDKEELDATDNAIDILGFSNEEKMSIYKMTGAVIHHGNMKFKQKQREEQAEPDGTEDADKVAYLLGLNSADMLKALCYPRVKVGNEFVTKGQTVPQVLNSVTALAKSIYERMFLWMVIRINQMLDTKQPRQFFIGVLDIAGFEIFDFNTLEQLCINFTNEKLQQFFNHHMFVLEQEEYKKEGIIWEFIDFGMDLAACIELIEKPMGIFSILEEECMFPKATDTSFKNKLYDQHLGKNKAFEKPKPAKGKAEAHFSLVHYAGTVDYNISGWLDKNKDPLNDSVVQLYQKSSVKLLALLYPPAAAEDTGKKGGKKKGGSMQTVSSQFRENLGKLMTNLRSTHPHFVRCLIPNESKTPGLMENFLVIHQLRCNGVLEGIRICRKGFPSRILYGDFKQRYKVLNASVIPEGQFIDNKKAAEKLLGSIDVDHDQYRFGHTKVFFKAGLLGTLEEMRDEKLASLVTMTQAACRGFLMRKEFVKMMERREAIFTIQYNVRSFMNVKHWPWMKVYYKIKPLLKSAETEKELMQMKENYEKMQNDLATALAKKKELEEKMVSLLQEKNDLQLQVASESENLSDAEERCEGLIKSKIQLEAKLKETTERLEDEEEINAELTAKKRKLEDECSELKKDIDDLELTLAKVEKEKHATENKVKNLTEEMASQDESIAKLTKEKKALQEAHQQTLDDLQAEEDKVNTLTKSKTKLEQQVDDLEGSLEQEKKLRMDLERAKRKLEGDLKLAQESIMDLENDKQQSEEKIKKKDFETSQLLSKIEDEQSMGAQLQKKIKELQARIEELEEEIEAERAARAKVEKQRADLSRELEEISERLEEAGGATAAQIEMNKKREAEFQKVRRDLEEATLQHEATAAALRKKQADSVAELGEQIDNLQRVKQKLEKEKSEYKMEIDDLSSNMEAVAKAKGNLEKLCRTLEDQLSELKTKNDENLRQINDVGAQKARLLTENGEFGRQIEEKEALVSQLTRGKQAFTQQIEELKRHIEEEVKAKNALAHGLQSARHDCDLLREQFEEEQEAKAELQRGMSKANSEVAQWRTKYETDAIQRTEELEEAKKKLAQRLQEAEEQIEAVNSKCASLEKTKQRLQSEVEDLMIDVERANGLAANLDKKQRNFDKVLAEWKQKYEEGQAELEGAQKEARSLSTEMFKMKNSYEEALDHLETMKRENKNLQQEISDLTEQIGETGKSIHELEKSKKQVETEKAEIQTALEEAEGTLEHEESKILRVQLELNQIKGEVDRKLAEKDEEMEQIKRNSQRVIDSMQSTLDSEVRSRNDALRIKKKMEGDLNEMEIQLSHANRQAAESQKQLRNVQSQLKDAQLHLDDAVRAQDDIKEQAAMVERRNGLMVAEIEELRAALEQTERSRKIAEQELVDASERVGLLHSQNTSLLNTKKKLETDLVQIQSEVDDTVQEARNAEEKAKKAITDAAMMAEELKKEQDTSAHLERMKKNLEVAVKDLQHRLDEAENLAMKGGKKQLQKLESRVRELETEVEAEQRRGADAVKGVRKYERRVKELTYQTEEDKKNITRLQDLVDKLQLKVKAYKRQSEEAEEQANVHLSKCRKIQHELEEAEERADIAESQVNKMRAKSRDSGKGKEAE, encoded by the exons ATGAGTACAGACGCGGAAATGGCCGTTTATGGCAAAGCTGCCATTTATCTCCGTAAGCCAGAGAAGGAGAGAATTGAGGCTCAAAACAAACCATTTGATGCCAAGACAGCCTGCTATGTGGTCGATGCCAAAGAGCTGTACTTGAAGGCAACAATACTCAAAAAAGAGGGTGGCAAAGTCACCGTCAAAGTCCTGGACACACAGGAG GAGAAGACAGTTAAGGAAGATGACGTCTGTCCAATGAACCCTCCCAAGTTCGACAAAATTGAGGACATGGCCATGATGACCCATCTCAATGAAGCCTCTGTCTTGTATAACCTCAAAGAGCGTTATGCAGCATGGATGATCTAC ACCTACTCTGGTTTGTTCTGCGCCACTGTGAACCCCTACAAGTGGCTCCCAGTGTACGATGCTGAAGTTGTAAGTGCCTATAGAGGCAAGAAGCGTATGGAGGCTCCACCCCAcatcttctctgtctctgacaaCGCTTATCAGTTTATGCTTACTG ataGGGAGAACCAGTCTGTCTTGATCAC TGGAGAATCTGGTGCTGGAAAGACTGTGAACACCAAGCGTGTCATCCAGTACTTTGCAACAATCTCAGTTGGTGGAGACAAGAAGAAGGACACAGGAAAGATGCAG GGGTCACTGGAGGATCAGATTATTGCAGCCAATCCCTTGCTGGAGGCCTATGGTAACGCCAAAACTGTGAGAAATGACAACTCTTCTCGTTTT GGTAAATTCATCAGAATCCATTTTGGAACATCTGGCAAATTGTCTAGTGCTGATATTGAGACAT ATCTGCTGGAGAAGTCTAGAGTGACATTCCAGCTTCCTGATGAGAGAGGCTACCACATCTTCTACCAGATGATGACCAACCACAAGCCTGAGCTGATTG AAATGTCACTCATTTCAACCAACCCCTATGACTTCCCCATGATCAGCATGGGTCAGATCACAGTGGCCAGCATTGATGACAAAGAGGAGCTGGATGCCACCGAT AATGCTATTGATATCCTGGGCTTCAGTAATGAGGAGAAGATGAGCATCTATAAAATGACTGGTGCTGTCATCCACCATGGTAACATGAAGTTCAAGCAGAAGCAGCGTGAGGAGCAGGCTGAGCCTGATGGCACAGAGG ATGCTGACAAGGTTGCTTACTTGTTGGGTCTAAACTCCGCTGACATGCTGAAGGCTCTGTGCTATCCCAGAGTGAAGGTCGGAAATGAGTTTGTCACCAAGGGACAGACTGTACCTCAG GTGCTGAACTCAGTGACTGCCCTGGCCAAGTCCATCTATGAGAGGATGTTCTTGTGGATGGTCATCCGTATCAACCAGATGTTGGACACTAAACAGCCCAGGCAGTTCTTCATTGGTGTCCTGGATATTGCTGGCTTTGAAATCTTTGAT TTCAACACATTGGAACAACTGTGCATCAACTTCACCAATGAGAAATTGCAACAGTTCTTCAACCACCACATGTTTGTGCTGGAGCAAGAAGAGTACAAGAAGGAGGGCATTATCTGGGAGTTCATTGACTTTGGCATGGACTTGGCTGCCTGTATTGAGCTGATTGAAAAG CCCATGGGCATCTTCTCCATCCTTGAAGAGGAGTGCATGTTCCCCAAGGCCACAGACACATCCTTCAAGAACAAGCTGTATGACCAGCATCTTGGCAAAAATAAAGCATTTGAGAAGCCAAAGCCAGCCAAGGGCAAGGCTGAGGCCCACTTCTCCCTGGTGCACTATGCTGGTACTGTGGACTACAATATCAGTGGCTGGCTTGACAAGAACAAGGACCCACTGAATGACTCTGTTGTACAGCTGTACCAGAAGTCCTCAGTCAAACTTTTGGCTCTTCTGtatcctcctgctgctgctgagg ataCCGGAAAGAAGGGAGGCAAGAAGAAGGGTGGTTCTATGCAGACTGTGTCTTCACAGTTTAGG GAGAACTTGGGCAAGCTAATGACTAACTTGAGGAGCACCCATCCTCACTTTGTGCGCTGTCTGATTCCCAATGAGTCAAAGACTCCAG GTCTGATGGAGAACTTCCTGGTCATCCACCAGCTCAGGTGTAACGGTGTGCTGGAGGGTATCAGAATCTGCAGAAAAGGTTTCCCCAGCAGAATCCTCTACGGTGACTTCAAGCAGAG GTACAAGGTACTGAATGCCAGCGTCATCCCTGAGGGCCAGTTCATTGACAACAAGAAGGCTGCAGAGAAGCTGCTTGGTTCAATCGATGTTGATCATGACCAGTACAGATTTGGACACACCAAG gTGTTCTTCAAGGCTGGTCTGCTGGGTACCCTTGAGGAAATGAGAGATGAAAAATTGGCATCTCTTGTCACCATGACTCAGGCTGCTTGCCGTGGGTTCCTCATGAGAAAGGAGTTTGTgaagatgatggagaggag GGAGGCCATCTTTACAATCCAGTACAACGTACGTTCATTCATGAATGTCAAACACTGGCCATGGATGAAGGTGTACTACAAGATCAAGCCTCTGCTGAAGAGTGCTGAAACTGAGAAGGAGCTGATGCAGATGAAGGAGAACTATGAGAAGATGCAAAACGACTTGGCTACCGCTCTGGCCAAGAAGAAGGAACTGGAGGAAAAGATGGTGTCTCTCCTGCAGGAGAAGAACGATCTGCAGCTGCAAGTAGCATCT GAATCAGAGAATCTGTCAGATGCTGAGGAAAGATGTGAGGGACTTATCAAGAGTAAGATTCAGCTGGAGGCCAAACTCAAAGAGACAACTGAGAGactggaggatgaagaggaaatcAATGCTGAGCTTACTGCCAAGAAGAGAAAGCTGGAGGATGAATGCTCTGAGCTCAAGAAGGATATTGATGACCTGGAGCTGACCTTGGCCAAAGTGGAAAAGGAGAAACATGCCACTGAGAACAAG GTGAAGAATCTGACTGAGGAGATGGCCTCTCAGGATGAGAGCATTGCTAAGCTGACCAAGGAGAAGAAAGCCCTTCAGGAGGCTCATCAGCAGACTCTTGATGACCTGCAGGCTGAGGAAGACAAAGTCAACACTCTGACCAAGTCAAAGACCAAGCTTGAGCAGCAAGTGGATGAT CTTGAGGGTTCTTTGGAGCAAGAGAAGAAGCTGCGTATGGACCTGGAGAGAGCCAAGAGGAAGCTTGAGGGTGATCTGAAACTGGCCCAGGAATCTATCATGGATCTTGAGAATGACAAACAGCAGTCTgaggagaaaattaaaaa GAAGGACTTTGAAACTAGTCAGCTCCTTAGCAAGATTGAGGATGAGCAGTCAATGGGTGCTCAGCTTCAGAAGAAGATCAAGGAGCTTCAG GCTCGTATTGAGGAACTGGAGGAGGAGATTGAGGCTGAGCGTGCTGCTCGTGCCAAGGTTGAGAAGCAGAGAGCTGATCTCTCCAGGGAACTTGAGGAGATCAGTGAGAGGCTGGAGGAGGCCGGTGGTGCCACTGCTGCTCAGATTGAGATGAACAAGAAGCGCGAGGCTGAGTTCCAGAAGGTCCGTCGTGACCTTGAGGAAGCCACCCTGCAGCATGaggccactgctgctgctctgcgcAAGAAGCAGGCTGACAGCGTTGCTGAGCTGGGTGAGCAGATCGACAACCTCCAGCGTGTCAAGCAGAAGCTTGAGAAGGAAAAGAGTGAATACAAGATGGAGATTGATGACCTCTCCAGCAACATGGAGGCTGTTGCTAAAGCAAAG GGAAATCTTGAAAAGCTGTGCCGTACTCTTGAGGACCAACTTAGCGAACTGAAGACCAAGAATGATGAAAATCTCCGTCAAATCAATGATGTGGGTGCACAGAAAGCACGTCTCCTGACAGAAAATG GTGAGTTTGGCCGTCAAATTGAAGAGAAAGAAGCTCTAGTCTCCCAGCTGACCAGAGGCAAACAGGCCTTCACACAGCAGATTGAGGAGCTGAAGAGACATATTGAGGAGGAggttaag GCCAAGAATGCTCTTGCCCATGGACTGCAATCAGCCCGCCATGACTGTGATCTGCTGAGGGAGCAGTttgaagaggagcaggaggccAAGGCTGAGCTGCAGCGTGGCATGTCCAAGGCCAACAGTGAGGTGGCTCAGTGGAGAACTAAGTATGAAACTGATGCTATCCAGCGCACTGAGGAGCTTGAGGAGGCCAA GAAAAAGCTTGCCCAGCGCCTTCAGGAGGCTGAGGAGCAGATTGAGGCTGTGAACTCCAAGTGTGCTTCTCTGGAGAAAACCAAACAGAGGCTCCAGAGTGAGGTGGAGGACCTCATGATTGACGTGGAGAGGGCTAATGGGCTGGCCGCCAACCTGGACAAGAAGCAGAGGAACTTTGACAAG GTGTTGGCAGAGTGGAAACAAAAGTATGAGGAGGGTCAGGCAGAGCTTGAAGGAGCTCAGAAGGAGGCTCGTTCTCTCAGCACTGAGATGTTCAAGATGAAGAACTCTTACGAGGAAGCTCTGGATCACCTGGAGACCATGAAGCGTGAAAACAAGAACCTGCAAC AGGAGATCTCAGATCTGACTGAACAGATTGGTGAGACTGGCAAGAGCATCCATGAGCTGGAGAAGTCCAAGAAGCAGGTGGAGACAGAGAAGGCTGAGATCCAGACAGCTCTTGAAGAGGCTGag GGAACTCTGGAACATGAAGAGTCTAAGATCCTGCGCGTCCAGCTGGAGCTCAACCAGATTAAAGGTGAGGTGGACAGGAAGCTGGCAGAGAAAGATGAGGAGATGGAGCAGATCAAGAGGAACAGCCAGAGGGTGATTGACTCCATGCAGAGCACTCTGGATTCTGAGGTCAGAAGCAGAAACGATGCCCTGAGAatcaagaagaagatggagggagaTCTGAACGAGATGGAGATTCAGCTGAGCCATGCCAATCGCCAGGCTGCTGAGTCCCAGAAGCAGTTGAGGAATGTGCAGTCACAGCTGAAG GATGCACAATTGCACCTTGATGATGCTGTCAGAGCCCAGGATGACATCAAGGAACAAGCTGCTATGGTTGAACGCAGAAACGGTCTCATGGTGGCTGAAATTGAAGAACTTAGGGCTGCTctggagcagacagagagaagccgCAAAATTGCTGAGCAGGAGCTGGTGGATGCCAGTGAGCGTGTTGGACTTCTGCACTCTCAG aaCACAAGCCTTCTGAACACTAAAAAGAAGCTTGAGACTGACTTGGTTCAGATCCAGAGTGAAGTGGATGACACTGTTCAGGAAGCAAGGAATGCAGAGGAGAAGGCCAAGAAGGCCATCACTGAT GCTGCAATGATGGCTgaagagctgaagaaggagcAGGACACCAGTGCTCAcctggagaggatgaagaagaaccTGGAGGTGGCTGTTAAGGACCTGCAGCACCGCCTGGATGAGGCTGAGAACCTGGCCATGAAGGGTGGCAAGAAGCAGCTCCAGAAACTTGAGTCTAGG GTGCGTGAGCTGGAGACAGAGGTTGAGGCTGAACAAAGACGTGGAGCAGATGCTGTTAAGGGTGTTCGCAAATATGAGAGGAGGGTGAAGGAACTCACCTACCAG ACTGAGGAGGACAAGAAAAACATTACCAGGCTGCAGGATTTGGTTGACAAGTTACAGCTCAAGGTGAAGGCCTACAAGAGGCAGTCTGAGGAAGCG GAGGAGCAGGCCAATGTTCATTTGTCCAAGTGCAGGAAGATCCAGCATGAGCTTGAGGAGGCTGAGGAGCGTGCAGACATTGCAGAGTCCCAGGTCAACAAGATGAGAGCAAAGAGCCGTGACTCTGGCAAG gGAAAAGAGGCAGAATAA
- the LOC121897791 gene encoding myosin heavy chain, fast skeletal muscle-like has translation MSTDAEMALYGKAAIYLRKPEKERLEAQNKPFDAKTACYVADAKELYLKATILKKEGGKVTVKVLDTQEERTVKEDDVCPMNPPKFDKIEDMAMMTHLNEASVLYNLKERYAAWMIYTYSGLFCATVNPYKWLPVYDAEVVSAYRGKKRMEAPPHIFSVSDNAYQFMLCDRENQSVLITGESGAGKTVNTKRVIQYFATISVGGDKKKDTGKIQGSLEDQIIAANPLLEAYGNAKTVRNDNSSRFGKFIRIHFGTTGKLASADIETYLLEKSRVTFQLPDERGYHIFYQMMTNHKPELIEMSLITTNPYDFPMISMGQLTVASIDDKVELEATDNAIDILGFSGEEKMSIYKMTGAVIHHGNMKFKQKQREEQAEPDGTEDADKVAYLLGLNSADMLKALCYPRVKVGNEFVTKGQTVPQVLNSVTALAKSIYERMFLWMVIRINQMLDTKQSRQFFIGVLDIAGFEIFDFNSMEQLCINFTNEKLQQFFNHTMFVLEQEEYKKEGIIWEFIDFGMDLAACIELIEKPMGIFSILEEECMFPKATDMSFKNKLYDQHLGKNKAFEKPKPAKGKAEAHFSLVHYAGTVDYNISGWLDKNKDPLNESVLQLYQKSPVKLLALLYPPAVAEDTAKKGGKKKGGSMQTVSSQFRENLGKLMTNLRSTHPHFVRCLIPNESKTPGLMENFLVIHQLRCNGVLEGIRICRKGFPSRILYGDFKQRYKVLNASVIPDGQFIDNKKAAEKLLGSIDVDHDQYRFGHTKVFFKAGLLGTLEEMRDEKLASLVTMTQAICRGFLMRREFVKMTERRDAIYTIQYNVRSFMNVKHWPWMKVYYKIKPLLKSAETEKELMQMKENYEKMEKDLATALAKKKELEEKMVSLLQEKNDLQLQVASESENLSDAEERCEGLIKSKIQLEAKLKETTERLEDEEEINAELTAKKRKLEDECSELKKDIDDLELTLAKVEKEKHATENKVKNLTEEMASQDESIAKLTKEKKALQEAHQQTLDDLQAEEDKVNSLTKSKTKLEQQVDDLEGSLEQEKKLRMDLERAKRKLEGDLKLAQESIMDLENDKQQSEEKIKKKDFETSQLLSKIEDEQSMGAQLQKKIKELQARIEELEEEIEAERAARAKVEKQRADLSRELEEISERLEEAGGATAAQIEMNKKREAEFQKVRRDLEEATLQHEATAAALRKKQADSVAELGEQIDNLQRVKQKLEKEKSEYKMEIDDLSSNMEAVSKAKGNLEKLCRTLEDQLSELKTKNDENLRQINDLGAQKARLLTENGEFGRQIEEKEGLVSQLTRGKQAFTQQIEELKRHIEEEVKAKNALAHGLQSARHDCDLLREQFEEEQEAKAELQRGMSKANSEVAQWRTKYETDAIQRTEELEEAKKKLAQRLQEAEEQIEAVNSKCASLEKTKQRLQSEVEDLMIDVERANGLAANLDKKQRNFDKVLAEWKQKYEEGQAELEGAQKEARSLSTELFKMKNSYEEALDQLETMKRENKNLQQEISDLTEQIGETGKSIHELEKSKKQVETEKAEIQTALEEAEGTLEHEESKILRVQLELNQIKGEVDRKLAEKDEEMEQIKRNSQRVIDSMQSTLDSEVRSRNDALRIKKKMEGDLNEMEIQLSHANRQAAESQKQLRNVQAQLKDAQLHLDDAVRAQDDIKEQAAMVERRNGLMVAEIEELRVALEQTERGRKIAEQELVDASERVGLLHTQNTSLLNTKKKLETDLVQIQSEVDDTVQEARNAEEKAKKAITDAAMMAEELKKEQDTSAHLERMKKNLEVAVKDLQHRLDEAENLAMKGGKKQLQKLESRVRELETEVEAEQRRGADAVKGVRKYERRVKELTYQTEEDKKNITRLQDLVDKLQLKVKAYKRQSEEAEEQANVHLSKCRKIQHELEEAEERADIAESQVNKMRAKSRDSGKGKEAAE, from the exons GGAGAACCAGTCTGTCTTGATCAC TGGAGAATCTGGTGCTGGAAAGACTGTGAACACCAAGCGTGTCATCCAGTACTTTGCAACAATCTCAGTTGGTGGAGACAAGAAGAAGGACACAGGAAAGATACAG GGGTCACTGGAGGATCAGATTATCGCAGCCAATCCCTTGCTGGAGGCCTATGGTAACGCCAAAACTGTGAGAAATGACAACTCCTCTCGTTTT GGTAAATTCATCAGAATCCATTTTGGAACAACTGGCAAATTGGCTAGTGCTGATATTGAGACAT ATCTGCTGGAGAAGTCTAGAGTGACATTCCAGCTTCCTGATGAGAGAGGCTACCACATCTTCTACCAGATGATGACCAACCACAAGCCTGAGCTGATTG AAATGTCACTCATCACAACCAACCCATATGACTTCCCCATGATCAGCATGGGTCAGCTTACTGTGGCCAGCATTGATGACAAAGTTGAGCTGGAGGCCACCGAT AATGCTATTGATATCCTGGGCTTCAGTGGTGAGGAGAAGATGAGCATCTACAAAATGACTGGTGCTGTCATCCACCATGGTAACATGAAGTTCAAGCAGAAGCAGCGTGAGGAGCAGGCTGAGCCTGATGGCACAGAGG ATGCTGACAAGGTTGCTTACTTGTTGGGTCTAAACTCTGCTGACATGCTGAAGGCTCTGTGCTATCCCAGAGTGAAGGTCGGAAATGAGTTTGTCACCAAGGGACAAACTGTACCTCAG GTGCTGAACTCAGTGACTGCCCTGGCCAAGTCCATCTATGAGAGGATGTTCTTGTGGATGGTCATCCGTATCAACCAGATGTTGGACACTAAACAGTCCAGGCAGTTCTTCATTGGTGTCCTGGATATTGCTGGCTTTGAAATCTTTGAT TTCAACAGCATGGAACAGCTGTGCATCAACTTCACCAATGAGAAACTGCAACAGTTCTTCAACCACACCATGTTTGTGCTGGAGCAAGAAGAGTACAAGAAGGAGGGCATTATCTGGGAGTTCATTGACTTTGGCATGGACTTGGCTGCCTGTATTGAGCTGATTGAAAAG CCCATGGGCATCTTCTCCATCCTTGAAGAGGAGTGCATGTTCCCCAAGGCCACAGACATGTCCTTCAAGAACAAGCTGTATGACCAGCATCTTGGCAAAAATAAAGCATTTGAGAAGCCAAAGCCAGCCAAGGGCAAGGCTGAGGCCCACTTCTCCCTGGTGCACTATGCTGGTACTGTAGACTACAATATCAGTGGCTGGCTTGACAAGAACAAGGACCCACTGAATGAGTCTGTCCTGCAGCTGTACCAGAAGTCCCCAGTCAAACTTTTGGCTCTTCTGTATCCTCCTGCTGTTGCTGAGG ataCTGCAAAGAAGGGAGGCAAGAAGAAGGGTGGTTCTATGCAGACTGTGTCTTCACAGTTTAGG GAGAACTTGGGCAAGCTGATGACTAACTTGAGGAGCACCCATCCTCACTTTGTGCGCTGTCTGATTCCCAATGAGTCAAAGACTCCAG GTCTGATGGAGAACTTCCTGGTCATCCACCAGCTCAGGTGTAACGGTGTGCTGGAGGGTATCAGAATCTGCAGAAAAGGTTTCCCCAGCAGAATCCTCTACGGTGACTTCAAGCAGAG GTACAAGGTACTGAATGCCAGCGTCATCCCTGATGGCCAGTTCATTGACAACAAGAAGGCTGCAGAGAAGCTGCTTGGTTCGATCGATGTTGATCATGACCAGTACAGATTTGGACACACCAAG gTGTTCTTCAAGGCTGGTCTGCTGGGTACCCTTGAGGAAATGAGAGATGAAAAATTGGCATCTCTTGTCACCATGACTCAGGCTATCTGCCGTGGGTTCCTCATGAGAAGGGAGTTTGTGAAGATGACGGAGAGGAG GGATGCTATCTATACAATCCAGTACAACGTACGTTCATTCATGAATGTCAAACACTGGCCATGGATGAAGGTGTACTACAAGATCAAGCCTCTGCTGAAGAGTGCTGAAACTGAGAAGGAGCTGATGCAGATGAAGGAGAACTATGAGAAGATGGAAAAAGACTTGGCTACCGCTCTGGCCAAGAAGAAGGAACTGGAGGAAAAGATGGTGTCTCTCCTGCAGGAGAAGAACGATCTGCAGCTGCAAGTAGCATCT GAATCAGAGAATCTGTCAGATGCTGAGGAGAGATGTGAGGGACTTATCAAGAGTAAGATTCAGCTGGAGGCCAAACTCAAAGAGACAACTGAGAGactggaggatgaagaggaaatcAATGCTGAGCTTACTGCCAAGAAGAGAAAGCTGGAGGATGAATGCTCTGAGCTCAAGAAGGATATTGATGACCTGGAGCTGACCTTGGCCAAAGTGGAAAAGGAGAAACATGCCACTGAGAACAAG GTGAAGAATCTGACTGAGGAGATGGCCTCTCAGGATGAGAGCATTGCTAAGCTGACCAAGGAGAAGAAAGCCCTTCAGGAGGCTCATCAGCAGACTCTTGATGACCTGCAAGCTGAGGAGGACAAAGTCAACTCACTGACCAAGTCAAAGACCAAGCTTGAGCAGCAAGTGGATGAT CTTGAGGGTTCTCTGGAGCAAGAGAAGAAGCTGCGTATGGACCTGGAGAGAGCCAAGAGAAAGCTTGAGGGTGATCTGAAACTGGCCCAGGAATCTATCATGGATCTTGAGAACGACAAACAGCAGTCTgaggagaaaattaaaaa GAAGGACTTTGAAACTAGTCAGCTCCTTAGCAAGATTGAGGATGAGCAGTCAATGGGTGCTCAGCTTCAGAAGAAGATCAAGGAGCTTCAG GCCCGTATTGAGGAACTGGAGGAGGAGATTGAGGCTGAGCGTGCTGCTCGTGCCAAGGTTGAGAAGCAGAGAGCTGATCTCTCCAGGGAACTTGAGGAGATCAGTGAGAGGCTGGAGGAGGCCGGTGGTGCCACTGCTGCTCAGATTGAGATGAACAAGAAGCGCGAGGCTGAGTTCCAGAAGGTCCGCCGTGACCTTGAAGAGGCCACCCTGCAGCATGaggccactgctgctgctctgcgcAAGAAGCAGGCTGACAGCGTTGCTGAGCTGGGTGAGCAGATCGACAACCTCCAGCGTGTCAAGCAGAAGCTTGAGAAGGAAAAGAGTGAATACAAGATGGAGATTGATGACCTCTCCAGCAACATGGAAGCTGTTTCTAAAGCAAAG GGAAATCTTGAAAAGCTGTGCCGTACTCTTGAGGACCAACTTAGCGAACTGAAGACCAAGAATGATGAAAATCTCCGTCAAATCAATGATCTGGGTGCACAGAAAGCACGTCTCCTGACAGAAAATG GTGAGTTTGGCCGTCAAATTGAAGAGAAAGAAGGTCTAGTCTCCCAGCTGACCAGAGGCAAACAGGCCTTCACACAGCAGATTGAAGAGCTGAAGAGACATATTGAAGAGGAGGTTAAG GCCAAGAATGCTCTTGCCCATGGACTGCAATCAGCCCGCCATGACTGTGATCTGCTGAGGGAGCAGTttgaagaggagcaggaggccAAGGCTGAGCTGCAGCGTGGCATGTCCAAGGCCAACAGTGAGGTGGCTCAGTGGAGAACTAAGTATGAAACCGATGCTATCCAGCGCACTGAGGAGCTTGAGGAGGCCAA GAAAAAGCTTGCCCAGCGCCTTCAGGAGGCTGAGGAGCAGATTGAGGCTGTGAACTCCAAGTGTGCTTCTCTGGAGAAAACCAAACAGAGGCTCCAGAGTGAGGTGGAGGACCTCATGATTGATGTGGAGAGGGCTAATGGGCTGGCCGCCAACCTGGACAAAAAGCAGAGGAACTTTGACAAG GTGTTGGCAGAGTGGAAACAAAAGTATGAGGAGGGTCAGGCAGAGCTTGAAGGAGCTCAGAAGGAGGCTCGTTCTCTCAGCACTGAGCTGTTCAAGATGAAGAACTCTTATGAGGAAGCTCTGGATCAGCTGGAGACCATGAAGCGTGAAAACAAGAACCTGCAAC AGGAGATCTCAGATCTGACCGAACAGATTGGTGAGACTGGCAAGAGCATCCATGAGCTGGAGAAGTCCAAGAAGCAGGTGGAGACAGAGAAGGCTGAGATCCAGACAGCTCTTGAAGAGGCTGAG GGCACTCTGGAACATGAAGAGTCTAAGATCCTGCGCGTCCAGCTGGAGCTCAACCAGATTAAAGGTGAGGTGGACAGGAAGCTGGCAGAGAAAGATGAGGAGATGGAGCAGATCAAGAGGAACAGCCAGAGGGTGATTGACTCCATGCAGAGCACTCTGGATTCTGAGGTCAGGAGCAGAAATGATGCCCTGAGAatcaagaagaagatggagggagaTCTGAACGAGATGGAGATTCAGCTGAGCCATGCCAATCGCCAGGCTGCTGAGTCCCAGAAGCAGTTGAGGAATGTGCAGGCACAGCTGAAG GATGCACAATTGCACCTTGATGATGCTGTCAGAGCCCAGGATGACATCAAGGAACAAGCTGCTATGGTGGAACGCAGAAACGGTCTCATGGTGGCTGAAATTGAGGAACTTAGAGTTGCCCtggaacagacagagagaggccgCAAAATTGCTGAGCAGGAGCTGGTGGATGCCAGTGAGCGTGTTGGACTTCTGCACACTCAG aaCACAAGCCTTCTGAACACTAAGAAGAAGCTTGAGACTGACTTGGTTCAGATCCAGAGTGAAGTGGATGACACTGTTCAGGAAGCAAGGAATGCAGAGGAGAAGGCCAAGAAGGCCATCACTGAT GCTGCAATGATGGCTgaagagctgaagaaggagcAGGACACCAGTGCTCAcctggagaggatgaagaagaaccTGGAGGTGGCTGTTAAGGACCTGCAGCACCGCCTGGATGAGGCTGAGAACCTGGCCATGAAGGGTGGCAAGAAGCAGCTCCAGAAACTCGAGTCTAGG GTGCGTGAGCTGGAGACAGAGGTTGAGGCTGAACAGAGACGTGGAGCAGATGCTGTTAAGGGTGTTCGCAAATATGAGAGGAGGGTGAAGGAACTCACCTACCAG ACTGAGGAGGACAAGAAAAACATTACCAGGCTGCAGGATCTGGTAGACAAACTGCAGCTCAAGGTGAAGGCCTACAAGAGGCAGTCTGAGGAAGCG GAGGAGCAGGCCAATGTTCATCTGTCCAAGTGCAGGAAGATCCAGCATGAGCTTGAGGAGGCTGAGGAGCGTGCAGACATTGCAGAGTCCCAGGTCAACAAGATGAGAGCAAAGAGCCGTGACTCCGGCaag GGAAAAGAAGCAGCTGAGTAA